The window agcagaattGATGTTAATGGTGAAACTGCTCACTGTGTTCACAGGAAGACCTCTGGACCCCACTGTGCCTGTTACACACGCTGTTTCCAATGTGATTTGTGCTCTGATTTTGGGACACCGCTTTTCCATAGAAGATAAAAGATTTCTCTGCTTGGTTGAAGCTATGGATGATATATCAAAATTTTTTAACAGCATCTCGTTTTATGTGAGGATAAGGATTTCttatattattttatacacAGATAATGAAAAGGCAACTGGCTGGttttataacaaaaatgaaTACCGGTGCACCTAGAGGTACTGAAGTACACATCAGAACTGTATCTCTAGATGACCCATTCAAAACTGATGTTTTGCCCCcactgaaggcagcagctcccactgtAACATCTGGTTCACTGGACAGAACAATTTGCTGTCATGTTTCTGCATGAGATTGTGTCTACAGATGTGAAAGCAGTGGGACGGACCGCCTGAAATCAGGGCACTTATACCATTAACCGTTTACAGATAGGACACATAATGCTACATAGAGGCAAGAAGTCATGTTACCAGTGTATGTGGCTGGCACTCGGCAGGTTTTGCACCTTGCATGATTTTTCACCATCTCTCACTAAAAACACCGTAACTCATTTCTTAGCTAATCTGAGGGTTAATTTGATACTTTTGgttaaaaatagattaaaaaaaaaataagaatacttACGGTTTCTCTCCCAGAAACAGGACTAAAAAAGCCTTTAATGGATTACAGGGTAGGCATTATCCTTTTGACGTAACAGTGAAGATACAGTCATTAGAGTCCTTCATTCCCTTCTTCCACTACATACAGGCCTGTATTAGGATTCAAATTTAGTTTGCTGATGTCAGTAACACCACATATCTAAATTACTTCTTTTACAGGTCCATGATCAGCTTCCCTGGATTGGAACTCATTTTCTAACACCGTGTAAGAAGGCTTTTGCTGGCAGAGATATTATGAGGGCTCTATTAGGAGAGGAAATTGAAAGccacaaagaaaaaggaaaaatcaatgaaaatcaagattttatttattactatttgGATCAGATGGCTAAAGTGAGTATCTCGGAGCTTCTCTTAGGTCCCATTGACAAATGGGAATTTTAAGTACTTCTTGAATTAAAATGGTGTCTAATAGCAATTAAGGAAATATAAAATTTCTCCCTAGAAAAGCTTATAGTTGAatgaattagagaaaaaaaacaaaagctgaaaccatgggatgggaggaggaggatgaagtaATAATATGAGTAGGTTTGCAGGTAAACTTCCTGTAAGCACAATAATAGATCTACATATGGTTAAGATACATCTAAGAATGCAAATTGTAGTGGGATTTGCAGCAAGAGTGGAAAGCATGAGTGACTGCATAAATTTGTCATGGCTGACAAACAACATGAGCACGTGGGCTGAATAAATTTGCAAATATACTGGGGAATATTAGAAAATGCCTTCATATTATTAaagaagtggttttttttttagctctttaggtttttgttttattttttttccattttggatAGTATCAGTGAACATTTCTGTGATACATGAAGGTGCTTGGCTTCACTTTTTTGTGTCTTAActtgctgttttccattcatGTTTGCAGTCTAAAGAAGATGCTGATGCTACCTATGACAAGGCCAATTTGATGCAGAGTATTTTTGACCTTCTTCTGGCTGGCACAGAAACGACAGCCACCACTTTGCGTTGGGCATTGCTCTACATGGCGGCTTATCCCGATGTTCAAGGTAAGCACACGCCATTTTGCAGCTTCTTAGAAATTACACGCATTCAAATAGTAGTAGAGCTAGTtaaagaacagcagagaaacGAATGAGTAGAGCATGAATCAGGTGAACTGCATGTGTCTGTTTCTTcatatatagaatcatagaaccattaaggttggaaaagactgctaagatcatctaggccGACCAtcgacccatcaccaccatgtccactaacccatgtctctcagtgccacagtATCTTTTCTAAGAATATCCTTCTTTCCTTAACATACAGAGTAGACCTTTCAGGTTTCAATTCTGGGAGACCCTCTCAGAATTCAGGGTATGATCCATCTGATCAATTGGAGAAGTCCGCTCTAGGATGAGATATAATGCCCCCCTGCCCCTCCACTTGCAATTGATCAGACTTTCAGTGAGCACGTGATGGGGTCTTTGACCCGTGACTCCTGCTGCTCGATGTGCTCCTCAGTActttgcagcaggaggagaCTGGTGGGGGAAAACTGTAAAGGTAATAAAAAGAAGGGATTTCCCATTGTTGTTAACTAATGGCTCTACAAAAGACCTAAAATTTGAGACTTGAGTGTATATGCTGAATGCTCACAACACGGTCTGTCAGCCTCTCTAAGTTTCCTGATGCATGGAATCAATCTAATTGCAATTATCAAGGCTGTGGTATTAATCAGaccatttcagagcagaaattactttttcaatTCATTTCTGTGTGATTCTGAGTGAAGACTGATCCttgttcagtttcttcattcttccttgACCATTCTCTTCATAAGAGATTAATATTTCACTTAGCTCATCCACATGGgaagtttaatttcttttttttagtatctTTTTCGTCTTATTGGGTACAATtataactgtaaaaaaaaaaaatgggtataATTATGACCATGaaaaagcaataggaaaaaGGATGACTGTAGGGCTTACAGATTGTTGTGCATTTAAAGATAACtatttctttccagagaaaGTCCATAAGGAGCTGGATGCTGTCCTGGGCTCTTCCCATTTAATTTGCTATGCAGACAGAAAAAACTTGCCGTACACAAATGCTGTAATTCACGAGATCCAGAGATACAGTAATATTGTCTTAATTGCACTTCCCAGATATACTGTGAAGGACACGGAGCTGCTGGGATTTCCTATTCCAAAGGTACTGAACAAACATGCTGCatgttttctgcttgaaaaccttggaaatatgaaattattttcacattgcaAGATTCTAAATGTGGTATCTTGCAAGTGTCATAatgaatctgaaatattttcaagttttgtaACTGAAAGGTGCATTAGGGTTGGTTCTAGATATTCTCCCatcattgcttttcctttagctGCATTTTCATCCCTTTTTTATGGATCTGCTCAAAGCAATGTTAGCATTGCAGAAATCACGGAGTAACAAAGGAAAAGTTAAATCGTTACTCATTCCTTCACTGAAAAGCCAAAAATACAACAGCAATAGGAAAAGTAAAACCAATGCACTTTAATaaatatacttcttttttttcaggacaCCATCGTTCTGGTAAATATTGACTCTGTTCTGTCTGATCCTGAAAAATGGGAAACACCCGATCAGTTCAACCCAGGACACTTTCTTGATAAAGACGGAAACTTTGTACACAGAGAAGCGTTCTTACCATTCTCAATAGGTAAACGCACTGAACAGGGActgattttttccatgtgaTAGTAACTTAAGATCCACTCATTCCTCAGCGTGAAATGGGGAGGCAGCTGTACCTACAAAGAGGTATAGAAATgcattacagtattttaaagaacTCCAGGAAGAGAGAAGCCCAATTGCAAGTGGAAAAGAttgaaagagaaggaatgacATACAGAGGCCACTTTCTTGGAAAAGATCTGGTTTCTTTTCGAGTAGAGACCCAGTTATCACAACAATAGCAGCAAAACTTGTAATGCTAACAAGTGCAGAGCTAGAAAGGTAGGTTCGATATAAATCCTTTGGCCAAttgccttttctgtcttttcccagGGCACCGTGCATGCATGGGAGAGCAGCTGGCAAGGCTGGAgctcttcatcatcttctgcACCCTGTTGCAGGCGTTCACCTTCACCCTGCCAGACGGAGTGAAAGAAGTCAACACcaagtttgttttttcaagTACGATGAAGCCACCTCCgcaccagctctgtgccattcctCGGTAGGAAATGGTGCCATACAGACTCAGGGAAGACTTAACTCTGCGTAATTCTGCATATGGATTCCTCATATCACATCTTaagatttttgctttcctcatGATTTGGTCAGTTATTACACTGAAAAATTCTTTTCGGACAATTGCATCCTGAGGATTTTATCTACAAAAAGTcaatattttgttcttgttttcaacACTTGGTGTATTTGTCCCAATGTGTAGTAAATAAAGATACAAAGGGAAGAATTAGAATTGGGCCTTATTTATTAGAACAGCATCAAGAGAGGAAGAACTTGAATCAAGGTCTATAAATTAGAACTATCTGTGCATTCTTTCTCATAAACCCCAGTTGCATTTATGGTGATGGGTGTAAAGGTCTTTTGATCCGTCTCCAGATATTATTGTACAGAGGAGTTAGAAGAAGATCTTGGGGGACGCTTAGTGAAGAGGCAGATGATATGGTCTGAGATAACAATTACATTGTTGAAGTTGGAGGTGAGGGagttactgtccctggaggtgttcaagaaccatggaaaTGCGTCACTGAGGGCcatgggttagtgggcagtACTGGTGATAGgcggacagttggactggatgaccttggaggtcttttccacccttaatgattctatgatttccttAGACCAATCAGGTCTGTAGTTGTGCAACCAGGCGTCAAGAGAGTTGAGGGTTTCACTTGCTGAAACAGGAGTATTTCTGCCCTTTGAGAAAGGAGTAATGGGTTCATCAGCCAGATGTGATGACCTTTTTGTAACGCAAGCAAGGAGCAGGGACTGGAAgatgagcagcagcaagcagactCTAAATGTTGAcaaattgttctttctttatGAACCCAGTGGTTGACAGCAACATGAGaacatgtatttttcatgaTTGGTAGTCATCTGGTGTTGTTCACTCCAGATCCTTCAGTAATGTATTCaacttcatttattcttttcagttctttaatgGATTCTTTGTCACAGTTAGCTGACTTGGCACCTATCAGCATAAATTAGCATATCACTGCCAACAGAAGATTTACCACTGCTGAAGATTTCTTGAAGCCCTTTATGATCATTGTACTTAAGTACTTGGTAAATATAGATATTCAACATTTTGTTCAGTTACTGACATTTAAcaagggacttttttttttttttttgagaggatTGAAAGTGTTTTTTCCAGTGGCACATTGAAAGTGGTTACTGTATGCCAGCATTTCAGGGGTGAGTTTTATACACTGGTTAGCAGACAGTGCCATTTGTAGTCCTTGCAACCTTCCCCATTTTCTCATTTATCCCGATTTTTcactctttgtttctgtgcttgaGTGTCAAGTGGTCCTTTGACAAATTGTGAGGGGTCATTAGAGaattggactcgatgatcttgtGGGTCTCCTCCAACTTCAGATGTTCCTTGACTCTATGAGAAttaatgaggtttttttttcagattctcttCAATGTGCCTTGGATGTTTGAGCCTTATGGATGTGAGTAGATTACAAAACATTCCTAGGTAAGATGGAAGGTAATCCTGCAGTGCCACCTAATATGAGATAAAAACGTATCTGCATACTCTTACACTGTAGTAATCCATGGTAAGTGCCTCCTTAGGCTCTCTAGGGAAAACATTACAGAGTGTGACATTCAGCTTTGAATATGCTTGCTATGCAAGCTGTGTGTTGTGCCTACAaaggaaattctgttttttctttggtcTTCTAACGCAGCTGCTTACTAGTTCAGCCCTTCTACATCCAGTGTGCTTTCTTACACCCATGTTTTCAACTCCCTTGCACACATCTCCATTAATTTTCTTGCACACACGCTGCCCTCCATCTCCTGTAAGTTTTTCTTTGGATGCCTTCCAAGCCTGTGCTGTCCGCTCTTCTTTCCTCACTGAAATCTTTCCCCTTATTCTTATCTCTCTCCCATCTGTTGGATGGATATGTTTGTCTTTATATATTCCTCATTCTGGTGTCTTCCATTTTTCTATTTGTCTTGTAtcctgtttctgcttttactgCCCTTCCTACATTACGGAGTTGTTTGTCTTACCATATTCTTATACAGTTTCTTAAGTTACCTGCGAAATAGCTGTAGTTATGTTCCCTAACAATACAGCTTTGTATGCATTAAGCCAAAGAGTAGATAATGGCAGCATGAATTGCAGCCTCCTCACTCCCACAAGCAGAAGAGACAGAGGAATAATAACATCTTTGGAGAAAGTAGCTTGGGGCTTTGTCTGAGAGCAGCAAAACAATACCACTTTGAAAAAGGAGTGGTTGTCTAAAagcctaaggaaaaaaaaataacgaaCTGACAATGTGGATATCAGCACGGGTAAATGCCaactcttcctttctcttttcctatgCTTGCTTAAGCCTCGGCAGGAAAGAGGTGATAGTTGTGGAGCTCCTGTTGTGACCCATAGAATTTATGTCCCAACATTCCCAGATTCTTTcttgtgaaaatacatttagtTTTGGAGAATGTAATCTGCATTAGAACATCACTGTTCCTccacacaaagcagaaattacACAACCCTTGTTTATTGCTTCTTGAACCCCTACCCATGCTCCCAGGATCTTCCATGTCCCTGATGTAGGATCAAGGCCCTACAGCCATTGCGTCATCACTGAGATCACTGGGGAGATCGGTTGCATTAGGAGGGTTTTGGCTGCAATGTCTGGATTCCTCTGAAAGGCTTCTGAAAGTTGGATTGGGCACTGCTTGACCCACGACcactgatcacagaatcacagaatttttaaggttggaaaagacctctaggaccacccagtccaaccatctacctaccaccaatattgtccACTAAACTGTGCTGTTTTTATTGataatttttattgtttgatGACAGCGGCCTAAGGAGCTGGACCATCCTagtgaaatatgttttctcATGTTTCAGAGATTCACAGTGGAAAATCCAAAGATGCTGAAACAGGTAGTTCTTGAGCCTGGAGTAAAAAGTATTGTTGAGAGAGTTAAATTAGAAATGATTGCCTTGAAAAATAAGCTTGTTATTACAAACAAATAAAGCTTTTGTAGAAGCACAGAAACAGCCCTTCCTTGGTTAATATGCATTCCTTCATTATTCTTTATTGCTAATGAAGCGCAGTGGTTGGAAGCTAATGGATGCGGAGGTCTGGGAACTGTGGGGTGGCAGCCTCCAGGCCATTCTCTCTGGGTACACCCACTGCATGTCCCAGAGCCACAAATCCCATGAAGCCGTTTTTGTCCCGAAGAAAGTGCAGCTGAAAGAAGCAAGCTGATGCACAAGTCTTGCAGCTTTCAGGGCTGGATTGCAGGCATGTAAAGCTCTCCTGGTAACAGCTTTCTACTTCCTGCATACATTGAGGCTTGGCAAAGAGCTTTCCTTCATACCACCTTTATTCTCCACTTACCAAGAATGGCACATGCGTGTTCCAACTGGTTCACAAAGAGAGGTCTTTAGCTCTGGCTGTAGCTCAAGATTCCTAATAGGTTCACTATGCATGCTGAGCATTAAAAACCggtatatttattttatgataaaTGTGAGCTTTTAACTTTCATCAGCCCTGCCATTACCCTTAATCAGTGGCTTTCCTGGATGTAGGTATAAATAAAACACgtacaaaacatttcagaaactcCAAGATTTAGTATCCACTTACTCTTGCATGCTTAATTTGTATGTATGGTTATTGCTTCTCTAAAAGCATTCATGAAGTATTTGTATGAGCACGCACATCCACAATTGGTTCAGAAAATTAGTTGGAGAGCTTGCATGTGAATACGTGTATTTACATTGCTTGGAGAATCTTGGCCACAGGTTAAGAACCTTGGAAGCAGCTAAGATCCTACAAAACCCGTGATCCATATTTGATAACCAGAACCTGAATGAAAAGAAGGAGAGGAATAAGCACCTAAATACGCTTCAGCTTGAAAATGTAATGGGTGGGTCAGGAACAGAGTGGTTGATAATGAAGAGGGAGGGTTAGGGGCGTGGAATAGTTATTATGTGAAATTCAAACTCTTACGAAAAAAACAACTGGTTGAGCAACCAGCCTTCATAGCTTCAACAGACTGTTTTCAATAACGAGAATCCAGTAAAAGCAACGGTTGCGATGTTGTCCATAAGTCAAGTTATGATAGCATTGGTTGTCTTCCTTTTGGTTATGCAGTTTTTAAAGTTGCAACGAGCACGGAGATCCCTTCCTCCTGGACCGATCCCTCTCCCCGTTCTTGGCACCTTGCTGCAGCTGAACTTCCAGCTCAATCGTGACCTCCTCATGAAGGTATTTACTTTCAGATAATCTCCTAACAGCTTAAAAGTCTTTGCAATTTGTCTTTTCTCGTGTTATTTGTGTGAAAACCATTCTGATGCTCCAGCCTCTCCCTTTTTAACCCTGAGTTTGACAACCTCATGTGAAACATAATATCCTTCAGGATTAAATACCTTTAGGGATAACATATCAGGTTTGAAgtcatggaaaagaaatgcGCTTTAAAGAGTGACTTTCACAGCATGAGCTTTTAGCTTTCTGAGCATTGGTGCTCTCTAAGTTAACAGGTGAACAGCTGCTGAAGAtatgctctgtgtgtgtgtgcttgtggtATCGATGGGATCTAAAAACAACCCACAACACTTCTGTTAGTGGTGGAAACCCTCCTGAAATAAATTCTGGAACATATCTTTTGGATAGAAAAGATCCTCTATCATGTGAACAGCAGAAGATGAGACTCTTGTGAACTGAGCCTTGGTTTGTACACAAATAAAACTCACTTGATATCTGTTGGCATAAATCTGTGGCTCTGAATAGCTGGCAGACTCAGCTGTTTCCAACAGTGAATGCTGGAAAAGACATTCATACCTTCTCATAGATAATTGTAGTCATGGAGAAGATGCAGAACATCATTCCAGGTTAGGGCTGGTCCTGTAATTAGCATAAAAACAGGttcatcttctgtttgtttgcgGTGTTTGGGatttcagctgtgctttgctggcTTCTCTCCCATCTACAGCTGGCAAAAACTCATGGCAATGTGTTCACCTTGTGGTTTGGATGGGCCCCGGTGATCATACTGAATGGATTCCAAGCAGTGAAGGATGGTATGACCACGCATCCTGAAGATGTGTCTGGGAGGCTGGTGTCTCCTTTCTTCAGAGCTATGGCCAAAGGAAAAGGTGCGATTATTTTTTGCACAGAAACATTATCTTTACAATTGCAGCTCTTTTGTAGCTTGTACCCACCCCCAACAGCACCACAGTGGCAGGGTTTGTCTGAGCGATGACTTCCTCTCACCTCACTGTAGGTTCCATACTCCCCAACCACACTGGAAATTTCCAAGctcctgattttcttcttcGTATCATTATTATCTCAGGCCTGTACCTAGCCTGGCTAACTAATCTGAGTTTGATCCAGCATTGATGAAGACCATAGTTAAGCCACTTCACAGCTCTGAGTTTTTCCTATTTGTCACGAAAAATGCAGCATAGGTGTATGTCTGTGAATTGTT of the Numida meleagris isolate 19003 breed g44 Domestic line chromosome 4, NumMel1.0, whole genome shotgun sequence genome contains:
- the LOC110398751 gene encoding cytochrome P450 2J6-like; translation: MLTVSVAVLVCLAASLLLVQFLGMQWKRRQLPPGPAPFPLFGNLLQMNFRIHHDLLNKMANMYGNIFTLWLANTPVIVLQGYQAVKEGMTAHAEEVAGRPLNRAFKLMTSGNGLMFSNGHIWKQQRRFGLITMRKMGVGKQGQEYQIQEEARHLVQYLQNTKGRPLDPTVPVTHAVSNVICALILGHRFSIEDKRFLCLVEAMDDISKFFNSISFYVHDQLPWIGTHFLTPCKKAFAGRDIMRALLGEEIESHKEKGKINENQDFIYYYLDQMAKSKEDADATYDKANLMQSIFDLLLAGTETTATTLRWALLYMAAYPDVQEKVHKELDAVLGSSHLICYADRKNLPYTNAVIHEIQRYSNIVLIALPRYTVKDTELLGFPIPKDTIVLVNIDSVLSDPEKWETPDQFNPGHFLDKDGNFVHREAFLPFSIGHRACMGEQLARLELFIIFCTLLQAFTFTLPDGVKEVNTKFVFSSTMKPPPHQLCAIPR